The following coding sequences are from one Acaryochloris thomasi RCC1774 window:
- a CDS encoding O-antigen ligase domain-containing protein: protein MFVRTANPSIASTSPDFKKSWILIVGFVGLMGLSLAAGVGKAAALLFPVGSLYIACFFYFRMPHYYVGFTWWLWFIGPFVRRLIDFREGGLTPGDFVLTPLLVTWVSAITFFRYLPYLYDKKALPFLLCISSVVYAFIVGTIQGNPLNANTYGTLKLLGPIFFGFHLFLDSPNYPKYRKVFLSVFLWGLIVMGVYGIFQRLILPQWDQLYLLHIEKENEVSQGVNSAFGLFSTAEGRQQFAGLIFPGLLLMLCHAGKSLPFIASIFGYLNFLLSRARAGWVSWLISMAIFLPSLKPQRQVRIILLISVSIAVMIPLSLTEPFSGFITERLGSLTDLSGDNSIGVRRAAYNALFGEAIKEVIGRGVGFDLSRLTKISTFDGAILPMMFWLGWIGITFFAAGIYLLLWKVFSEKKSQNDDFASASRAIAIGLFFQVGLNLIFISTLAMVFWGFAGISLAANAYYRGILEGVESELSQ from the coding sequence ATGTTTGTTCGTACTGCTAATCCTTCTATAGCCTCCACTTCCCCTGACTTTAAAAAGTCTTGGATATTGATTGTCGGTTTTGTTGGTTTGATGGGGCTTTCCCTGGCCGCAGGTGTTGGCAAAGCTGCAGCTCTCTTATTCCCGGTTGGATCTTTATATATAGCGTGCTTTTTTTACTTTAGAATGCCGCACTACTATGTCGGCTTTACTTGGTGGCTATGGTTTATTGGACCCTTCGTTCGCCGCCTCATTGACTTTAGAGAAGGAGGATTGACGCCTGGCGATTTTGTCCTAACGCCTCTTTTAGTAACTTGGGTGAGTGCAATTACATTTTTTCGCTATCTGCCTTATCTGTATGACAAGAAAGCTTTACCTTTTCTGCTCTGCATCTCTAGCGTTGTCTATGCGTTTATTGTTGGGACTATACAGGGAAATCCATTGAATGCAAATACCTACGGAACATTAAAGCTGTTAGGGCCTATATTCTTTGGGTTTCACTTGTTTCTTGACTCGCCAAACTATCCTAAGTATAGAAAAGTGTTCTTGAGTGTTTTCCTATGGGGCCTCATTGTTATGGGTGTCTATGGGATATTTCAAAGGCTGATCTTGCCACAATGGGATCAACTCTATTTGCTACATATTGAAAAAGAGAATGAGGTTTCTCAGGGAGTCAATTCCGCTTTTGGCCTTTTCAGCACGGCAGAGGGACGTCAGCAATTTGCAGGTCTCATATTTCCAGGACTCCTGCTGATGCTATGCCATGCTGGAAAGTCCCTACCTTTTATCGCTTCTATTTTTGGCTATTTGAATTTTCTGCTATCCCGAGCACGCGCGGGATGGGTTAGTTGGCTGATCAGTATGGCTATCTTTCTGCCATCGTTGAAACCTCAGCGGCAGGTCCGAATTATCCTTTTGATCTCTGTCTCTATTGCTGTGATGATCCCCTTAAGTTTGACGGAGCCTTTCTCTGGCTTCATTACTGAGCGACTTGGCAGCTTAACGGATCTCTCTGGTGACAATAGTATTGGTGTAAGGCGGGCTGCCTATAATGCTTTGTTTGGTGAGGCAATCAAAGAAGTGATTGGTAGGGGCGTTGGCTTTGATCTGAGCCGACTGACTAAAATCTCAACCTTTGATGGAGCAATTTTGCCGATGATGTTTTGGCTAGGTTGGATCGGCATTACTTTTTTTGCTGCCGGAATCTACTTGCTTCTGTGGAAGGTGTTCTCAGAAAAAAAATCACAGAATGATGATTTTGCAAGCGCATCTAGGGCCATTGCTATTGGTCTGTTTTTTCAAGTTGGTCTTAACTTGATTTTTATTTCTACTTTGGCGATGGTTTTTTGGGGGTTTGCGGGTATTTCTCTTGCTGCTAATGCTTACTATCGAGGGATTCTTGAAGGTGTTGAGTCTGAGTTGAGTCAATAG
- a CDS encoding glycosyltransferase, which yields MRIAFLIGEFPSVSETFILSQITALIDCGHQVDIYAECPSKVVKKHGDIDRYELQKCIFYYPTVPKNWVARALGVLPLLFRSTNTRLRPLLEALNIYRHGELAASMRLFYRAIPFVSREDHHYDIVHCHHGHVGAMGVKLREIGAVAGQIVTSFHGYDVNVIPALSGSDVYKELFQKANVITANSQFTIEKLMDLHCAADKIVRLPVGLDVSLYSFREREVSQENAPIRLLTVARLVEKKGIEYSIRAVSKVIEKYPNIQYEIVGDGPLLRRLQQLIVELRLQDSVHLLGWKTKEEVQKYYEQAHIFVLASVTAANQDREGQGLVLQEAQAMGLPVVATLHNGFPDSVIQGRSAFLVPERDVTALVDRLMYLIENPGSWAEMGHVGRKYVEENFDITDLNQQLLDIYRKVQMSKGA from the coding sequence ATGAGAATTGCATTTCTAATCGGAGAGTTTCCTAGCGTATCGGAAACGTTTATCCTCAGCCAAATCACAGCTTTAATTGATTGTGGTCATCAGGTTGATATTTATGCTGAGTGCCCATCTAAGGTCGTCAAGAAGCACGGAGATATCGATAGGTATGAGCTACAAAAATGTATTTTCTATTACCCGACTGTTCCGAAAAACTGGGTTGCGAGAGCTCTGGGTGTGTTGCCTCTGCTCTTTCGCAGTACCAATACAAGACTCCGTCCTTTGCTTGAAGCACTGAATATATATAGGCATGGTGAGCTTGCGGCTTCAATGAGGTTGTTCTATCGGGCAATTCCCTTTGTAAGTAGAGAGGATCATCATTACGATATTGTTCACTGTCATCATGGGCACGTTGGTGCGATGGGCGTTAAGCTCAGGGAGATTGGAGCTGTTGCAGGTCAGATTGTCACATCTTTCCACGGTTATGACGTCAATGTGATTCCCGCACTCAGTGGTAGTGATGTATACAAAGAGCTTTTTCAAAAAGCAAATGTCATCACAGCTAACTCACAGTTCACAATTGAGAAGCTGATGGATCTGCACTGTGCTGCAGATAAGATTGTACGTTTGCCTGTTGGTCTTGACGTCTCACTTTATTCTTTCCGAGAACGTGAGGTTTCTCAGGAGAATGCTCCCATTCGGCTGCTAACGGTTGCGCGTCTGGTCGAGAAAAAAGGCATTGAGTATTCAATTAGAGCTGTCTCTAAAGTTATTGAAAAGTATCCTAATATCCAGTATGAGATTGTCGGAGACGGCCCTCTCCTCCGTCGGCTTCAACAACTTATTGTTGAACTTCGTCTACAGGACTCTGTACATTTACTGGGCTGGAAGACGAAGGAGGAGGTGCAGAAATACTATGAGCAAGCTCATATCTTTGTCTTAGCGAGCGTAACTGCTGCAAACCAGGATAGGGAGGGGCAAGGTCTTGTTTTGCAAGAAGCACAGGCCATGGGCTTACCGGTCGTCGCCACATTGCATAATGGTTTTCCAGACAGCGTTATCCAGGGAAGGTCAGCTTTTCTGGTTCCCGAACGTGATGTTACAGCGCTGGTTGATCGACTTATGTATTTGATTGAGAATCCAGGAAGCTGGGCAGAAATGGGCCACGTTGGGAGGAAGTATGTAGAAGAGAACTTTGATATCACCGATCTAAATCAGCAACTGCTAGATATTTATAGAAAAGTTCAGATGTCTAAAGGTGCTTAG
- a CDS encoding methyltransferase domain-containing protein, producing MDPKQVAIGSRFIASIQVSVYQELIEKHASGVLLDLGCGDVPLYQMYKNLVTDNICIDWADSLHQKMYLDHAVNLNEGIPLSDSRFDTVLMTDVLEHISNPQLVMREIARVLKPKGKLILTVPFFYWLHETPYDYFRYTEFSLRMFCEENNLNILLLDAYGGALEVILDIMAKQLVGSSILSSLHFRLSKALIKSHMGRRRSDKTSHKFPLGYCLVAEKIASIA from the coding sequence ATGGATCCGAAACAAGTGGCCATTGGCTCTCGTTTCATTGCCTCCATTCAGGTTAGCGTCTATCAGGAGCTGATTGAAAAGCACGCAAGCGGTGTCCTGCTAGATCTCGGTTGTGGTGATGTTCCGCTCTACCAGATGTATAAGAACTTGGTGACGGATAACATCTGTATTGATTGGGCCGATAGCCTACATCAAAAGATGTATCTCGATCATGCGGTCAATCTCAATGAGGGTATACCCTTGAGTGACTCGCGATTTGATACGGTTCTCATGACAGATGTGCTAGAGCACATTTCAAATCCGCAGTTAGTCATGCGCGAAATAGCCAGAGTTTTGAAGCCAAAGGGAAAACTTATCTTGACCGTCCCTTTCTTTTATTGGCTCCACGAAACCCCCTATGACTATTTTCGATACACAGAATTTTCGCTGAGGATGTTTTGTGAAGAGAATAATCTGAATATTTTATTGCTAGATGCATATGGTGGTGCTCTAGAGGTGATTCTAGATATTATGGCTAAACAGCTAGTCGGCTCTTCCATCCTATCGTCCCTTCACTTCAGATTAAGCAAAGCCTTGATCAAATCTCACATGGGCCGAAGACGCTCAGATAAAACATCACACAAATTTCCTCTAGGATATTGTCTAGTTGCCGAGAAGATCGCTTCAATCGCATAG
- a CDS encoding GumC family protein produces MTGTLIKNESNIKEQDWGYGHLLAILLRRRVWFLGTFAGVLCVAILWTIRSEPEYQSSMRILIESNYTAKQGRGQATEDKFTDPNVEIDPNTQIQILRSSELLQKAIDLLQQDYPDITVEEIQGALEVSPVYGADRTGQGQIATNVLSADYTSNDPAKTQRILQTLLSVFQVYNLEQQKQRLSKGLAFINEQLPEIRQSVLEAEAALQAFRRGENVIDPAEQAGVTTSQLASVKQERESLKAQYREAKASYETLQQQIEASPRQARSTARLSESPRYQALLNQIQTTELELSRQQQQLTAEHPILQDLRQQREEQIALLRQEESRVLPNGVGAVGDQSILSQGQFGRGDVGLANQLTQAQNTLAGLAARDQSLAQTEAKLEAELREFPELIAQYSRLQPEVQVRQATLQRLLDARQELGLSIAQGGFDWQIVEAPLLGEQTSPNVIRNLLLGTVAGLFLGSIAAFVRESLDDTVHNSEDLGNNISLPLLGTLPALTQAEAREALATLPFYQNNIQEFTTPDLFQWKPLREALDLIYANIQLLKGGVPYKSLMVTSALSGEGKSTLSLGLAISASRLDQRVLIIDADLRNPSLHRVFNLTNHHGLSTLLTGDIPAQEWQSAPQWVYMRWDDVEDDLGEESEASSSLRRLPPSDLSLDVLTAGPSAADPVKLLSLERMKEVISAFQDSYDLILVDSPPVLGLVDTIPVGLGCDGVVMVGRMDKITRTELSNAVDILDKLNLIGLVANGVNQPTKNYKYLRA; encoded by the coding sequence GTGACTGGAACTCTTATTAAGAATGAAAGTAATATCAAAGAGCAAGACTGGGGCTATGGTCATTTATTAGCAATTCTCCTGCGTCGCCGAGTTTGGTTCCTTGGAACATTTGCGGGCGTTCTCTGTGTAGCTATTCTTTGGACAATTCGATCAGAGCCTGAATATCAAAGCTCGATGAGAATCTTGATTGAGTCTAATTACACGGCGAAGCAAGGACGCGGTCAGGCGACAGAAGATAAGTTTACAGATCCAAATGTAGAAATCGATCCGAACACACAAATCCAGATTCTGCGTAGTTCTGAACTGCTTCAGAAGGCCATCGATTTACTGCAGCAAGATTATCCAGATATAACTGTCGAAGAAATACAGGGAGCCCTCGAAGTTTCTCCAGTCTATGGGGCTGACCGAACAGGACAGGGCCAGATTGCAACTAATGTTTTATCCGCAGACTACACCAGTAACGATCCGGCTAAAACCCAGCGTATTTTGCAAACTTTACTCTCTGTTTTCCAAGTCTATAATTTGGAGCAGCAGAAACAGCGCTTATCGAAGGGGCTTGCCTTTATCAACGAGCAGTTACCCGAGATCCGTCAAAGTGTTTTAGAGGCAGAAGCCGCGCTGCAGGCCTTTCGGCGGGGGGAAAATGTCATTGACCCTGCTGAGCAAGCTGGCGTCACGACCAGTCAGTTGGCCAGTGTTAAGCAGGAGCGAGAATCTCTCAAGGCTCAATACCGAGAAGCTAAAGCCAGTTATGAGACACTACAGCAGCAGATTGAGGCATCTCCTAGGCAAGCGCGTTCAACAGCCCGTTTGAGTGAATCACCGCGATACCAAGCTCTTCTCAATCAAATTCAGACAACAGAGCTAGAGTTGTCACGACAGCAGCAGCAGCTTACAGCAGAACACCCGATTCTCCAAGATCTCAGGCAACAGCGAGAAGAGCAGATAGCTTTGCTAAGGCAAGAAGAGAGTCGAGTACTGCCCAATGGTGTAGGGGCAGTCGGTGATCAATCCATTCTTTCACAAGGTCAGTTTGGACGCGGTGACGTCGGTCTTGCTAACCAGCTAACCCAAGCTCAAAATACTCTGGCAGGGCTGGCCGCTCGAGATCAGAGCTTAGCGCAAACCGAGGCCAAGTTAGAGGCTGAGCTGCGAGAGTTTCCAGAGCTGATTGCTCAATATAGCCGACTACAGCCCGAAGTTCAGGTTCGCCAAGCCACACTCCAACGACTTCTGGATGCCCGTCAAGAACTGGGATTGTCAATTGCTCAGGGTGGCTTTGATTGGCAAATTGTAGAAGCGCCGCTTTTAGGTGAACAGACTAGTCCCAACGTGATCAGAAATTTATTGCTGGGTACAGTTGCAGGACTATTTTTGGGCAGTATTGCTGCGTTTGTACGCGAATCACTGGATGATACCGTTCACAACTCAGAGGACTTAGGCAATAATATTTCTCTACCGCTGCTGGGAACACTTCCTGCATTGACTCAAGCTGAGGCAAGGGAGGCGCTTGCAACTCTTCCGTTCTATCAAAATAATATTCAAGAGTTTACGACCCCCGATCTATTTCAGTGGAAACCGCTTAGGGAGGCTCTAGATCTCATTTATGCCAACATTCAACTCCTGAAGGGGGGGGTTCCCTACAAGTCCCTGATGGTGACTTCAGCCTTGTCGGGGGAAGGAAAATCGACCCTGTCTCTCGGCCTAGCCATCAGCGCTTCACGTCTAGATCAGCGTGTACTTATTATTGATGCTGATTTGCGTAATCCCAGCCTGCATCGAGTGTTCAATCTGACTAACCACCACGGGCTCTCTACGCTACTTACCGGCGATATTCCAGCTCAAGAGTGGCAGTCAGCGCCTCAATGGGTTTATATGCGCTGGGACGATGTCGAGGACGACTTGGGTGAAGAGAGCGAAGCCTCCTCGAGCTTACGTCGCCTGCCCCCTTCAGATCTGAGTTTGGATGTTTTAACTGCAGGCCCCTCTGCTGCGGACCCGGTGAAGCTATTGAGCCTTGAACGGATGAAGGAGGTCATCAGTGCTTTTCAAGATAGTTATGATCTTATTCTTGTAGACAGCCCACCGGTTTTAGGACTGGTTGATACTATCCCTGTTGGTCTTGGGTGTGACGGCGTGGTTATGGTAGGCAGAATGGACAAAATCACTCGCACTGAGTTATCGAATGCTGTTGATATTCTGGACAAACTCAACCTCATTGGCTTAGTCGCAAATGGCGTCAATCAGCCGACTAAAAACTACAAGTACCTCAGAGCTTGA
- a CDS encoding glycosyltransferase, which yields MKIALIHDYLTQRGGAERVFKLLCHHFPTADIYTSLYDPVETIELGDRAVQTTVLQNIPGASKHFRLMAPFYYSAFRALDLRDYDLLISSSTSFAKSVRKRPDAQHICFCHNVTRFLWDTETYLRKFSGYQKFYALIQPIFQAMRSTDLASAREPDLYIANSTTVASRIKNIYSQNALVVNYPIDASKFSFSSQKQDYYLVCSRLLSYKRIDVVVDAFNALKLPLKIIGEGPEEMQLKARAGSNIEFLGPVSDSTRMELMAHAQAVLVAALEDYGLVPIEANASGTPVIAYGAGGVLDTQVPGQTGVFFKSQTAESVQDAVTSAAGINWDYRSIQEHALSNFSETIFFQKVDQVIDQFCDRRAAPKLVRA from the coding sequence ATGAAAATTGCACTAATCCACGATTACTTAACTCAAAGAGGGGGGGCAGAGCGAGTTTTCAAGCTACTGTGCCATCACTTTCCGACCGCTGATATCTATACGTCGCTTTATGACCCAGTAGAGACAATCGAACTGGGTGATCGAGCGGTTCAAACGACAGTTCTCCAAAATATCCCTGGAGCCAGTAAACACTTTCGGCTTATGGCTCCATTCTATTATTCAGCCTTTCGAGCCTTGGACTTGCGAGACTATGACTTACTCATTAGCAGCAGCACTAGCTTTGCGAAGTCAGTACGTAAACGCCCTGACGCACAACACATTTGTTTCTGTCACAACGTCACCCGTTTTCTGTGGGATACCGAAACATACTTGAGAAAGTTTTCAGGGTACCAGAAATTCTATGCCCTCATTCAGCCCATCTTTCAAGCAATGAGAAGTACAGATCTTGCCTCGGCGAGAGAGCCAGATTTGTACATTGCGAACTCAACGACCGTGGCTAGTAGAATTAAAAATATTTATTCTCAGAATGCATTAGTTGTAAATTATCCCATTGATGCCAGTAAATTTTCCTTTTCGAGCCAGAAGCAAGACTACTATCTTGTCTGTTCTCGTCTGCTGAGCTACAAGCGAATTGATGTTGTTGTTGATGCTTTTAATGCACTCAAACTGCCACTAAAGATCATTGGCGAAGGGCCTGAAGAAATGCAGCTCAAAGCGAGAGCCGGTTCTAATATTGAGTTCCTTGGCCCGGTGTCTGATTCAACTCGAATGGAGTTGATGGCCCACGCTCAAGCTGTCCTAGTTGCTGCATTAGAAGACTACGGCTTAGTGCCAATAGAGGCGAATGCCAGCGGTACACCTGTCATTGCTTATGGTGCAGGTGGGGTCTTAGACACGCAGGTTCCGGGACAGACAGGTGTGTTTTTCAAAAGCCAGACTGCCGAGTCTGTTCAGGATGCTGTTACTTCAGCTGCAGGGATAAACTGGGATTATCGTAGTATTCAAGAACATGCACTTTCCAATTTCTCTGAAACGATATTTTTTCAGAAAGTAGATCAGGTGATTGATCAATTTTGCGATAGACGAGCGGCACCAAAGCTCGTTAGGGCATAA
- a CDS encoding ABC transporter ATP-binding protein, with translation MPAARLRQLRRMNRLLPMLKLVWQSSPAWTVARISLIFVQGLLPLASIYLTKLVIDAVTANLTVANKEAAFESILPLIALAALVTVLTTLCSSLSELVNTAHAQQVTDSMQGIIHAKSIEADLEFYENSRYYDTLQRAQQEAPFRPTQILSHLAQCGQNGLSLAAMAGLLLSLHWGVIVVLMGAAIPAVCVRLIFSRVVYRWQRRRTQLERQSGYLGWMLTSDQFAKEIRLFGLGKLFSQRYQKIRRQLYRERVAIASKRSAAFFGAQASAGLFVFAIFAYIIYQTLQGSLQLGDLVLYYQALQKGQTNLRGFLTSISGLYEDNLFLANLYEFLDIKSRVIEPTQHQPVPIPFQAGITFNHVSFQYGTTQRQALKNINLKVQPGEVVALVGENGSGKTTLIKLLCRLYDPTQGSITIDGIDLRDFSTLELRRQISVIFQDYAKYHFTAQDNIWLGNIDISTEDNKVQAAAYRSGADRVITRLPQGYATVLGKMFDQGEELSIGQWQKIALARAFLRESQLIVLDEPTSAMDPKAEFEVFQQFRQLIQQQAAILISHRLSTVKLADRIYVMSQGEIIEQGTHPELMAADQSYAHLFRTQAQNYQL, from the coding sequence ATGCCAGCCGCGCGTTTACGCCAGCTACGGCGAATGAACCGGCTGCTGCCGATGTTGAAGCTGGTGTGGCAGAGTAGTCCCGCTTGGACGGTGGCCCGCATCAGCCTTATTTTTGTCCAGGGGCTGCTGCCGTTGGCTTCTATCTACTTAACGAAGCTAGTGATTGATGCTGTCACCGCCAACCTCACGGTGGCCAATAAGGAGGCTGCATTTGAGAGTATTCTGCCTCTGATTGCATTAGCGGCTTTGGTGACGGTACTCACGACGCTCTGCAGCTCTCTTTCTGAGCTGGTCAATACGGCCCATGCACAGCAAGTCACTGACTCAATGCAGGGTATTATTCATGCAAAGTCGATTGAGGCCGATCTCGAATTTTACGAAAATTCTCGCTATTACGACACACTTCAGCGAGCCCAGCAAGAGGCTCCATTCCGACCCACACAAATTCTGAGTCACTTGGCGCAGTGCGGCCAAAATGGTCTATCTCTTGCGGCTATGGCGGGTCTATTGCTGTCACTTCACTGGGGAGTGATTGTCGTTTTGATGGGGGCGGCTATTCCTGCGGTTTGTGTGCGCCTCATTTTTTCTCGCGTGGTCTACCGCTGGCAGCGACGTCGCACCCAGCTTGAGCGTCAATCCGGTTATTTGGGATGGATGCTCACCTCGGATCAGTTTGCGAAGGAAATCCGCCTGTTTGGCCTTGGGAAGCTGTTCAGCCAAAGATACCAGAAGATTAGACGCCAGCTCTATCGAGAACGAGTTGCGATCGCATCCAAGCGTTCTGCCGCTTTTTTTGGGGCCCAGGCCAGTGCTGGCCTGTTTGTCTTCGCTATCTTTGCCTACATCATTTACCAAACCTTGCAGGGTAGCCTACAGCTTGGCGATTTAGTTCTCTACTATCAGGCTCTTCAAAAAGGGCAAACTAACCTTAGAGGCTTCTTAACCAGCATCTCAGGACTCTATGAAGACAACCTGTTTCTGGCAAACCTCTACGAATTTTTAGACATCAAATCCAGGGTGATAGAACCCACTCAGCATCAGCCAGTCCCCATTCCCTTTCAAGCTGGTATCACCTTCAACCACGTCAGCTTTCAGTACGGCACCACCCAGCGGCAAGCGCTGAAAAATATCAACCTCAAAGTCCAACCGGGTGAAGTCGTTGCCCTCGTGGGCGAAAATGGTTCAGGCAAAACAACTCTGATTAAATTACTGTGCCGCCTCTACGATCCCACCCAAGGCAGCATCACCATCGATGGCATTGACCTGCGGGACTTTAGCACCCTTGAGCTTAGGCGCCAAATTAGCGTCATTTTTCAGGACTACGCAAAGTATCATTTCACTGCTCAAGATAATATTTGGCTTGGGAATATAGATATTTCTACCGAAGACAACAAAGTTCAGGCCGCCGCTTACCGCTCAGGTGCCGATCGCGTCATCACAAGACTGCCCCAAGGGTACGCCACCGTCCTTGGCAAAATGTTTGATCAGGGTGAAGAACTTAGCATCGGACAGTGGCAGAAAATTGCCCTTGCCCGCGCTTTTTTACGTGAGTCTCAACTTATTGTCCTAGACGAACCCACCAGTGCCATGGATCCTAAGGCTGAATTTGAGGTTTTTCAGCAATTCCGTCAACTCATTCAACAACAGGCCGCAATCCTTATTAGCCATCGTCTCTCCACCGTCAAATTAGCCGACCGCATCTATGTCATGAGCCAGGGAGAAATCATCGAGCAGGGAACACACCCTGAACTCATGGCAGCAGATCAAAGCTATGCTCATTTGTTTAGAACACAGGCGCAGAACTATCAGCTTTAG
- a CDS encoding lasso peptide biosynthesis B2 protein has product MKSLLKFVRLPARDRLLLLKAFILLGLVRLGLWQLPFKRLQQFLYKISHSPQALPVSSIGCGSIHKIVWAVDVSSHLMPGHVKCLARALTTQVLMSRRGYMPDLRIGVAKDQNNCLEAHAWIELEGSVVIGLLPDLKRFVPMPSLGIDLL; this is encoded by the coding sequence ATGAAGTCACTGCTTAAGTTTGTGCGCCTGCCTGCTAGAGATCGCCTGCTGCTATTAAAGGCTTTTATCCTGCTAGGGTTGGTGCGTCTGGGGCTATGGCAACTTCCCTTCAAGAGGCTACAGCAGTTTCTCTATAAGATAAGTCACAGCCCGCAGGCGTTGCCGGTCTCTTCCATTGGCTGCGGCTCGATTCATAAAATTGTTTGGGCCGTGGACGTGAGCAGTCATTTGATGCCGGGACACGTCAAGTGCCTTGCCCGTGCGCTGACGACGCAGGTTCTCATGTCGCGCCGAGGCTATATGCCTGATTTACGTATTGGGGTTGCCAAAGATCAGAATAACTGCCTTGAGGCTCATGCTTGGATCGAGCTTGAGGGCTCTGTCGTCATTGGCCTATTGCCTGATCTGAAGCGATTTGTCCCCATGCCGTCGCTGGGCATCGATTTATTGTGA
- a CDS encoding PqqD family protein, whose amino-acid sequence MISKKSIVVIAPDQVSSELVDESVILNLKTGMYYGLNEVGASVWKLLQQPQAVADICDAILQEYEVDPAQCEADVFALLNDMIEAQLVVVKDEVTA is encoded by the coding sequence GTGATTAGCAAAAAGAGTATTGTCGTCATTGCACCGGATCAAGTCTCATCCGAGTTGGTGGACGAGTCTGTGATTCTCAACCTCAAAACGGGCATGTATTACGGCCTAAATGAGGTAGGGGCCAGCGTTTGGAAGTTGCTGCAGCAGCCTCAAGCCGTGGCTGATATTTGTGATGCCATTCTGCAGGAATATGAGGTTGATCCGGCACAGTGTGAAGCCGATGTCTTTGCCCTTCTGAACGATATGATTGAAGCGCAGCTCGTAGTTGTTAAAGATGAAGTCACTGCTTAA
- the hpsJ-A gene encoding HpsJ-like protein, cyanoexosortase A-associated, which yields MIPKKKLGGNPFQQKRLPNSSRELQQFYFSVFRAASLFHWVGYGLLLFVGLDLAAIFYPSYFTDPAWEFQTIGQLVERVPVPLLGLLLVFFGERKPRARWEFPILKLLSWITLLAGLIFLLVIPLGITDTLRLDQMAQERVNINTEQQLVRIQQVEELVQQATTPSQLAAIAQRYRVAELDLPSSETEDVEPLRGQFSDALAQRQRVLESNRLIKLTGQRNRLLKQSVKWHIGALIAAILLIGLWKGSRWAR from the coding sequence ATGATTCCAAAGAAGAAATTGGGTGGTAACCCCTTTCAGCAGAAGCGTCTCCCAAACAGTAGCCGAGAACTGCAGCAGTTCTACTTTAGTGTCTTTCGCGCCGCCAGCTTATTTCATTGGGTCGGCTATGGTCTACTGCTCTTTGTAGGGCTGGATTTGGCCGCAATCTTTTATCCCTCCTATTTTACCGATCCAGCTTGGGAATTTCAAACCATTGGTCAACTTGTGGAGCGCGTGCCGGTGCCGTTGCTAGGGCTGCTGCTGGTCTTTTTCGGTGAACGGAAGCCCCGTGCAAGATGGGAATTTCCGATTCTCAAGCTGCTGTCTTGGATAACGTTGTTGGCCGGTCTGATCTTTCTGTTGGTGATTCCTTTAGGTATTACGGATACGCTGCGGCTCGATCAAATGGCGCAAGAGCGGGTCAACATCAATACCGAACAGCAGTTAGTCCGAATACAGCAGGTGGAAGAGCTGGTACAGCAAGCAACAACACCGTCACAGTTGGCCGCGATTGCCCAGAGATATCGCGTTGCAGAACTCGACCTACCGTCATCAGAGACAGAAGATGTAGAGCCTTTAAGAGGTCAGTTCTCAGATGCCCTTGCTCAACGCCAGCGGGTGCTTGAAAGCAATCGGCTAATCAAACTAACGGGCCAGCGCAACCGGCTGCTGAAGCAATCTGTTAAGTGGCATATCGGCGCGTTGATCGCAGCTATTTTACTGATCGGTTTGTGGAAGGGCAGTCGCTGGGCGAGATAG